The Sphingomonas donggukensis genomic interval TCGAGCCGGTGGGACTGCACGCTCGAAGCGAGCAATGGCCGGTTCAAGGCGGTCCGCCTCGGTTTGCGCATGGCACGCGACCTGTCGAATGCCGACGCGGCCGCCATCGTGACGGCGCGGGGTGACGATCCCTACGCTAGCGTGGAGGAGATTCAGCGCCGCGCCGGCGTGGGTCGCGGCGCGCTCGACCGGATTGGCGACGCCGACGGATTCGGCTCGCTCGGTGCGAGCCGTCGGGCCGGTTTGTGGGATGTGAAGGGGCTTGGCGATGCCGCGCTGCCATTGTTTGCGGCCGCCGACGCGCGTGACGGGAAGCTGCGGCAGGAAGCGATCGAGCCGGCCGTCATGCTTACCGCGATGGGCGAGGGTGCCGAAGTGGTCGAGGATTATCGTTCCTCCGGCCTGAGCCTGCGCGCCCATCCGCTCGCCTTCCTGCGCGACGAACTGACGGCGCGCCGAATGATCACCTGCGAGCAGCTGCAGACGGTCCGAGACGGGCGCTACGTGGAACTCGCCGGCATCGTCCTTGTCCGTCAGAAGCCGGGGTCCGCCAAGGGTGTCATGTTCATCACGCTCGAGGACGAGACCAATGTCGCCAATCTGGTCGTCTGGACCAAGGTATTTGAGGCGAACCGACGAACCGTACTCGGGGCATCGATGATGGGCGTGCGCGGTCAGGTCCAGCGCGAGGGCGAGGTGATCCATCTTATTGCGCAGCGGCTGGACGACCTGTCCCCGCTGCTCGCCAGCGTCGGCAATCGCAGCGACATAGCCGACATCTATCGCGTGAGCCGCGCCGATGTCGTGAAGAGCCCGATGACGCCCGATCCGCGCGATCCCGCCGAACGGCCACTGGGACGGGCGGCGCGCGACATCTACATCCCCGACTTGCGGCTGGGTTCGGGTATCATCCCCGGTCAGCCGACGGAGGGCATCAAGATCAAGCCGCGCGATTTCCGCTAGTTCGAAGTGACGAAATCGGAGTGGCTTTCGTATTCAGGCGACCGACCGCGACGCAAGATCGCTAACCGCGTCCGATTTTGCGGCATGAGCCTTCCGCTCGGAATAGCGATCGACAAGCTGTTCGGCATGGCCGCGGGTCAGGACGGTGAACCGAACCAACTCCTCCATCACGTCGACGATTCGATCGTAGTAGCTCGACGCCTTCAGGCGACCGTCCTCGTCGAACTCCTTGAACGCCATCGCGATGCTCGACTGGTTCGGAATCGTGATCATGCGCATCCAGCGACCGAGCAGCCGTAAGGTATTGACCGCGTTGAACGACTGCGACCCGCCCGACACCTGCATGACCGCGAGAGTCCGTCCTTGGGTCGGGCGCATGCCCCCGAACTCAAGCGGCAGATGGTCGATCTGCGCCTTCATGATGCCGGTGATCTGGCCGTGCCGTTCCGGGCTGCACCACACCATGCCCTCCGACCAGAGCGCGTGTTCGCGCAATTCGTGGACCGCGGGATGATCGTCGCCCTTCACCTGGTCGGGCAACGGCAGGTCGGCGGGATCAAATATTCGGACCTCCGCGCCGAAGTGGTTGAGGATCCGCGCTGCTTCTTCAGTGGCCAGCCGGCTGAAAGAACGCTCGCGCAATGAACCGTAGAGCAGCAGGATACGAGGTTTGTGATCGAGCGAGCCCAGTCCAGCGCCCACGTTCGCCTGCACCAATCTGCGATCGAGCGCGGGCATATAGTCAGGTTCGGGGAGGGTGCGAAGACGCGACATCAGGCTATTCGCTTGCAGAGGAAAGTCGCACTCGCCGGACAAAGTGTCCGAAACTCCGCCGAGCTAGCGATGGCCGCGGGAGCATCGTCGCGCCGAGCAGTCTCGTAACCGCGCCCACGGAAGAATGGCTCGGCAGTGGTAGTGAGCATGTACAGGCTGGCCGCGCCGTCATCGGCTGCGGCGCGCTCGATCGCCGCGAGCATCGCCGCCCCGAGTCCTTGTCCACGGCGGTTGGCCGTCACGACGAGCGAGCGCACTAGCCGATCGGCGCCGAGGCCTTCGACACCGCCATAACCGACGACGCCGGCGGCATCCTCGAACCGAAAGAAGCGGCGATCAGGATCGGCGAGATCGCTCACAACCAGGCCGGCCGCTTCCAGTTCTGTTGCGAGATCGGCCAGCGAACTCGCATCGATCGCTGTGGCTATCATGACGGAACCCGCCGTTCGTACCACGGCCGGGTCTTCCTCACGATCCTGACCACCGAGAGCATGACAGGAACTTCGACCAGCACGCCGACGACGGTGGCGAGCGCCGCGCCCGAATTGAGTCCGAACAGACTGATCGCGGCGGCGACCGCCAATTCGAAGAAATTGGAGGCGCCGATCAGCGCGGCGGGTGCCGCCACGCACCATGCCACGCCGAAGCGATGGCTCAGCCAATAGGCCAGCCCCGCGTTGAAATAGACCTGGATGAGGATCGGGACGGCAATAAGAGCGATCACCAGCGGATGGGCGATGATCGCCTCGCCCTGAAATCCGAAAAGCAGCACCAGCGTCGTCAGAAGCGCGATCAGCGAAACCGGCCCAAGCCGAGTGAGCAGCCGGTCGAGACCCGACGGACCGCCAGACGACAGGATGGCGCGGCGAAGCAACTGGGCGACGATGACTGGCACGACGATATAAAGGGTGACGGAGATCAAAAGTGTTTCCCACGGCACCGTGATCGACGCGACGCCGAGCAGCAATCCCACCAGCGGCGCGAATGCGAACACCATGATGATGTCGTTGAGCGCGACCTGGCTCAGCGTATAGGTGGGATCGCCGTCGCAGAGGTTGGACCAAACGAAAACCATCGCGGTGCACGGCGCGGCGGCAAGCAAGATCAGGCCTGCGATGTAGGAGCTAATTTCAGTCTCCGGCAGTAGCGGGCGGAAGAGGAACCCGAGGAACAGCGTGCCGAGCAATGCCATCGAAAAGGGCTTCACCGCCCAATTGATGAAGAGCGTGACGCCGACACCTTTCCAGTGCTGTCTGACCGACGCGAGCGCCGTCAGGTCGATCTTAAGCAGCATCGGGATGATCATCAGCCAGATTAACATGGCGACGACCAGGTTGACCTTGGCGAGCTCCGCCGAGGCGACCACCCGAAACACGTCGGGCAGCGCAAATCCAAGCGCGATGCCCACCACGATGCACAACGCTACCCAGACGCTGAGATAGCGCTCGAACATGCTGATGGCGGGCTTGGTCGGCGCGATTGTCGCCGCGGTCGTGGCGGTCATGAAGCGATCCGCTTCCCTCTGTCGTCGATGACCCGCTGGCCGTCTTCCTTGGTGAATGCGCCGTGCTGCTCGCCTGGTAGCAGGTCGAGCACTTCTTCGGACGGCCGGCAGAGCTTGACGCCAAGCGGCGAGACGACGATCGGCCGGTTGATGAGGCTCGGATGTTCCATCATCGCGCTTATGAGATAGTCGTCGTCCAGCGACTTATCGTCTAGCGCCAGCTCCGCAAAAGGTGTGCCCTTCTCGCGTAGCAACGCGCGAGGCGTCAGCCCCATGCGCTCGATGAGCGACACCAGCATCGGCCGCGATGGCGGCGTCTTCAGATACTCGACGACGTGCGGCTCGATGCCCGCATTGCGGATCATCGCCAGTGTATTGCGCGACGTCCCGCACTCGGGGTTATGGTAAATCACGATATCCGTCACTGGACCGCTCCCGGCTGACAGCATGCCGCTTTCGCCACCATGTCGGCGAGTGGTGCACAGATTTCCGGCTTGCCCGCGCAGCAATCCTCCATGAGAAATCCCAGCAGGTCACTCATATGGCCATATGCGGCAGTGTAGATGATCGAGCGTCCCTCGCGTCGCGACGCGACGAGACCCGCGTGCCCGAGGATCGCCAGGTTGCCTGAGAGGGTCTGCGGCACATGCCCGGTCGCGCGAGCGATCTCACCTGAAGCCATGCCCTGCTCGCCGACCCGGACGAGCAGTCGAAACACCTCGAGCCGACCGGGATGTGCAAGCGCCGACAGGGCGGCGATGGCAGCCTTGGGGTCCATCAGCGGCAAATCTGCGCGCGTGCCGAGTCGGCCGAACCGCAGCAGGCGCTGGCCGGCGGCACGGAGAGGACTTCATCCTCCCCGTATGTGGTGGCCTCGCCAAAAGTGAAGAACGTCTCCCAGCGGACACCCGCCGGATCGTTCACCCAGCTCTTGTCCGACTGGGCGTAGCAGCAGGTGGTCGCTTCTTGATCGAACGTATCCGAGCCCGCCGCCTTCAGACGATGGGCGAGATCGCCGAGTTCTTCGGCGCTGTCGACTTGGATGCCGATGTGGTCGACGCCGGCGGTTCGCGCCCTCTGTGAGATCGCGAAGTTGACCTTCGGATCGTCGAGCATCCATTTGGCATAATCGGCTTTCACGACGGTAGGCGCGGCACCGAAGAGTGTTCGGTAAAAAGCGATCGATTGCGAAAGATCGGGCACATTCACGTGCAGATGCATGCGCTTCATCGTGATCTCCTGCCGACTCGATGTTATTACGGATATATCCGTAAAACAGGTAAGTCAATCGCCAGAGCTTCCATTTAGTTTCGCCGCGCGTTCGCGAAGCCCATGTCATCCCGCCAGGCACGCGATCTTTGTTCGATCTTTGTTCTGTGATAAGGTTGCGCCGTTCGAGTCGGCGAAGGAAGATTGGCTCGCCATGTCGAGGCTCTACACGGTTATGGCGGGCGTCGCGGACGTAGCCACCCACTTCGGTGCGGAGATTCCCGCATCGGTCGGCGTTCCGCCGGAGACGATCGAGGGCAATCCTGGCCTAGTCGTGCTCGAGAGTGGCTACCGCCGATTGCTCAAGTTGATGAGCTGGGGATTTCCGCGCCTGACCCGGGAGATGAGGCTGCGCGGCGATCCACCTGGCCGTATCGGGCTCGTCGCCGATCTGACGAATCCGATGTGGGAGCACCTCGTGGTCGATCAGCGCTATCGCTGCCTGATTCCATTGACCCACTTCGCCAACCCCAATGGCGATCCCGGCGAAAAGACACGCACCTGGTTTTCTGTCACTGGTGAGCCGCTGGTGGCTTGGGCGGGTTTCTGCCGGAACACGTCAGAATTCGGGCCGGTCTATGCCGGGATGACAATGACGGCGAATGCGCTTGTCGAACCTTATAACGATCGGATGCCCGTCCTGCTGGCCCGCAGCGAATATGATAGCTGGCTGCACGGGACGATCCAGGATGTGATCGCCTTTCAGTTCCGGCCGCCTGTCGCCAGCGAAAGCATGACGATTCTAAATACGGAAGATCGCTGGAAAAGTGGAAAACTGCCGCCGCAACTGCAGCCGCAGATGGCATTTTTCTAGGCGAGTGCGGATCAAGAAACCCGTGGTAGGATGCTGCGATGTGCAATCTCTACACGGTTCGGAAAAGCGCGGCCGAGGTCGCGGCGCACTTTGGCGTCTCGGCCCCGGTTCAGCAGTTCAATGCGCCCGAGGAAAGTTACCCCGCTTCGCCCGGTCTGGTGGTACGCGAGCAGGACGGTGTTCGAATTCTCCAGTCGATGACATGGGGCTTCCCGCTAAGGCTCAAGGGCATGAAGCCGGAATCGAAGCCGAAGCCGGTCAACAACATCGCCGACGTGACAAAGAACATGTGGGTCGGCCTCGCACGCAAGCCCGAATGGCGATGCCTGATCCCGGTCACCGGCTTTGCCGAAGCAGAGGGGCCCAAGGGCGCCAAGACCCGGACGTGGTTCAGCGTGAAGGACCAGCCGATCTTTGCGTGGGCGGGGCTGTGGCGGCAGAGCGCTGAGTGGGGTGATGTCTATTCAGGGGTGATGACCGACTGCAACGAGGCGATCCGTCCGGTAAACGATCGTATGCCGGTACTCCTGCAGCCTCACGAGTATAATCGCTGGCTACATGGCAGCTTCGAGGACGTGTTGGCGTTCCAGGACCAATGCTTCCCTGACGACTTGATCGAGATGAGGCGCACTTCCGAGCTCTGGTCTAAACGGCCTGCACCGACATCCGAAGCGCCACTGTTTGCCTAAATGAATGCGATTGGGCCGGCCTGATCGCTTTGGCGCGCCGCTGTACATTCTCCGAATGCTCTTAGTCCCGCTCGTAGGATGGGTCAGGGTTGAGGCGGAGGCAGGTGCTGCGCAGCGATAGTTGCCAAGTCTTTCGAGGCACGGATCTGCTGATGCAGCTCCTCCAGCGGCTTGCGCTTGAGCTTGAAAACCTCGGTGCCCGTCGCCTTGTCATATATCTGACCGGTGATTCCATCGATCACGAGACCTCGCTCATAATCGTGACCATGCAGTGGAGATGGCCACGGATCCGCGTCCGATTTATGGAATTGCCAGACATAACCGTCTAACCTCAATGTCTTCTCGACAAGCAGTATTGGTCCTGACGCTGCGACCGGCTCGATATCATCGGCGTCGGTGCTGGCTTCGAACACAATCGCCGGTCGCCGGTCGAGTCCCGCCAAGCGCAGGCCGTAGGCAAGCCACGATAGTGGCACTACCCAATCGCCGTCGACGGCCTCATACTCGATGCTGAAGGCAACGCGGGTCGCTCCGTTCGCATATTCGGTCGATCCAACCTTTCTGCCCTCAAACAGGATAGTCCCGCTTTCGGGGTTAAACTGTAGAAGGTCGCCGCTCCGAGGTGGCTCAGGCGCCCGGCCGCCGCTGACCGGCGTGCCGCCCCCTTCGACAGCGACGATTGCCGCGACCTGTTCTTCGACCAGCCGCTGGAAAGCGTCGAACGCGGCGTAGCAATGGTCGCGCTCGACCTCGAGCAAATCGGCGATCTCACCGGTTCCGAGCGGTTCGTTGCCGCCGAAAGCATAAGACACCGCACCGCCTTTCGCGATCCGCTTGACGACCCCTGTCATCCCGACCAGGAATCGCGACGAGAACCCATGATTGTACGCGTTGCGGAAGTCGTCGGAGGCCCGCTTGAATTTTTTGCCCGCAATCGGCTCGACCTTGAGCTTGAATGCGCGATACCGCTTCCACTGCGAGCAATAGGGTTCGATGTCGTT includes:
- the arsH gene encoding arsenical resistance protein ArsH — encoded protein: MSRLRTLPEPDYMPALDRRLVQANVGAGLGSLDHKPRILLLYGSLRERSFSRLATEEAARILNHFGAEVRIFDPADLPLPDQVKGDDHPAVHELREHALWSEGMVWCSPERHGQITGIMKAQIDHLPLEFGGMRPTQGRTLAVMQVSGGSQSFNAVNTLRLLGRWMRMITIPNQSSIAMAFKEFDEDGRLKASSYYDRIVDVMEELVRFTVLTRGHAEQLVDRYSERKAHAAKSDAVSDLASRSVA
- the arsN2 gene encoding arsenic resistance N-acetyltransferase ArsN2, with translation MIATAIDASSLADLATELEAAGLVVSDLADPDRRFFRFEDAAGVVGYGGVEGLGADRLVRSLVVTANRRGQGLGAAMLAAIERAAADDGAASLYMLTTTAEPFFRGRGYETARRDDAPAAIASSAEFRTLCPASATFLCKRIA
- the arsB gene encoding ACR3 family arsenite efflux transporter, whose product is MTATTAATIAPTKPAISMFERYLSVWVALCIVVGIALGFALPDVFRVVASAELAKVNLVVAMLIWLMIIPMLLKIDLTALASVRQHWKGVGVTLFINWAVKPFSMALLGTLFLGFLFRPLLPETEISSYIAGLILLAAAPCTAMVFVWSNLCDGDPTYTLSQVALNDIIMVFAFAPLVGLLLGVASITVPWETLLISVTLYIVVPVIVAQLLRRAILSSGGPSGLDRLLTRLGPVSLIALLTTLVLLFGFQGEAIIAHPLVIALIAVPILIQVYFNAGLAYWLSHRFGVAWCVAAPAALIGASNFFELAVAAAISLFGLNSGAALATVVGVLVEVPVMLSVVRIVRKTRPWYERRVPS
- the arsC gene encoding arsenate reductase (glutaredoxin) (This arsenate reductase requires both glutathione and glutaredoxin to convert arsenate to arsenite, after which the efflux transporter formed by ArsA and ArsB can extrude the arsenite from the cell, providing resistance.); translation: MLSAGSGPVTDIVIYHNPECGTSRNTLAMIRNAGIEPHVVEYLKTPPSRPMLVSLIERMGLTPRALLREKGTPFAELALDDKSLDDDYLISAMMEHPSLINRPIVVSPLGVKLCRPSEEVLDLLPGEQHGAFTKEDGQRVIDDRGKRIAS
- a CDS encoding ArsR/SmtB family transcription factor, which translates into the protein MDPKAAIAALSALAHPGRLEVFRLLVRVGEQGMASGEIARATGHVPQTLSGNLAILGHAGLVASRREGRSIIYTAAYGHMSDLLGFLMEDCCAGKPEICAPLADMVAKAACCQPGAVQ
- a CDS encoding ArsI/CadI family heavy metal resistance metalloenzyme; amino-acid sequence: MKRMHLHVNVPDLSQSIAFYRTLFGAAPTVVKADYAKWMLDDPKVNFAISQRARTAGVDHIGIQVDSAEELGDLAHRLKAAGSDTFDQEATTCCYAQSDKSWVNDPAGVRWETFFTFGEATTYGEDEVLSVPPASACCGSADSARAQICR
- a CDS encoding SOS response-associated peptidase family protein; protein product: MRFIVISCRLDVITDISVKQVSQSPELPFSFAARSRSPCHPARHAIFVRSLFCDKVAPFESAKEDWLAMSRLYTVMAGVADVATHFGAEIPASVGVPPETIEGNPGLVVLESGYRRLLKLMSWGFPRLTREMRLRGDPPGRIGLVADLTNPMWEHLVVDQRYRCLIPLTHFANPNGDPGEKTRTWFSVTGEPLVAWAGFCRNTSEFGPVYAGMTMTANALVEPYNDRMPVLLARSEYDSWLHGTIQDVIAFQFRPPVASESMTILNTEDRWKSGKLPPQLQPQMAFF
- a CDS encoding SOS response-associated peptidase, which codes for MCNLYTVRKSAAEVAAHFGVSAPVQQFNAPEESYPASPGLVVREQDGVRILQSMTWGFPLRLKGMKPESKPKPVNNIADVTKNMWVGLARKPEWRCLIPVTGFAEAEGPKGAKTRTWFSVKDQPIFAWAGLWRQSAEWGDVYSGVMTDCNEAIRPVNDRMPVLLQPHEYNRWLHGSFEDVLAFQDQCFPDDLIEMRRTSELWSKRPAPTSEAPLFA